In a genomic window of Acidilobus saccharovorans 345-15:
- a CDS encoding aldo/keto reductase, with translation MNYRRLPNGLEVSELGVGVWSLVTDEWGADTSIAEDIIKEALNLGINFFDTADVYGRGRGEEILHRSLGPKISNVVILTKIGLDFYGCGGVKPNFNVDYLRVALSRSLERLGVGYVDILMLHNPVMNVIKSRDVFEFLREVKRSGEAKMVGVALGPTLGWGEEGKAAVYMGYEALEHIFNAIEQLPGLELLKFDGVAQFIRVPHASDVLDEERWPLKQSPSLHRSLKSYSWIQRALAESKGLEDIANRAGLKLYELALKYVLAYENVSSVLPNITSRHDLQRFVNAVEKPPLDKSAVEEVLSYWKSHLLDLNYESINETDRFKRQE, from the coding sequence ATGAACTATAGGAGGCTCCCGAACGGCCTAGAGGTTTCCGAGCTGGGCGTCGGCGTTTGGTCACTTGTCACTGACGAGTGGGGCGCCGATACCAGCATAGCAGAGGATATCATTAAGGAGGCCCTAAACCTAGGCATAAACTTTTTTGACACGGCGGATGTTTATGGCAGAGGCAGAGGGGAGGAGATCCTTCACAGATCTCTAGGTCCAAAGATAAGTAACGTCGTTATTTTAACAAAGATAGGCCTTGACTTTTACGGATGTGGCGGCGTAAAACCCAACTTCAACGTAGATTACCTTAGAGTGGCGCTATCCAGGTCCCTCGAAAGGCTCGGAGTTGGATACGTTGACATACTTATGCTACATAACCCTGTCATGAATGTAATTAAGAGCCGTGATGTCTTCGAGTTTTTGAGGGAAGTCAAGAGGAGCGGTGAGGCAAAGATGGTAGGTGTCGCGCTGGGGCCCACGCTAGGCTGGGGCGAGGAGGGCAAGGCCGCCGTTTACATGGGTTACGAGGCGCTTGAGCACATATTCAACGCAATTGAGCAGCTTCCAGGGCTTGAGCTGCTCAAATTTGACGGCGTTGCTCAGTTCATCAGGGTGCCACACGCCTCAGACGTGCTCGACGAGGAGAGGTGGCCCCTGAAGCAAAGTCCAAGCCTTCACAGAAGCCTTAAGAGCTACTCATGGATTCAGCGCGCTTTGGCTGAATCGAAGGGTCTAGAAGATATTGCTAACAGAGCGGGGCTTAAGCTTTATGAGCTAGCCCTAAAGTATGTCCTTGCATATGAAAACGTGAGCTCTGTTCTGCCTAACATAACTTCAAGGCATGACCTTCAAAGGTTTGTAAACGCCGTGGAAAAGCCGCCTCTGGATAAGAGCGCAGTTGAGGAGGTGCTCTCCTATTGGAAGTCGCACCTTCTTGACTTAAACTATGAAAGTATTAACGAGACCGACAGGTTTAAACGGCAAGAGTAG
- a CDS encoding protoheme IX farnesyltransferase yields the protein MSILSKTRYVIEMMKPPQLGLLTFTAYSAYFAAGGSLDAIKLLLLAITSLGSIGGITALNMVLEADIDSVMDRTRKRPIPSGKLSHREGLAASLAMIAIGAAAALALNFYVLLAVLLAFLFDIPVYTILLKRRSPLNIIFGGIAGVMQVLGGWAAAAGSYSLAALFLALAVLAWIPMHIWFIVYYYYDDYRRARIPMYPVVASPRKVSAVVIGFLAVMLASMWLYWAVTSKGLLGDILLTPLTGMAAYKIYRFSSSPSKEAAKSIFILANPTLIVAFLFAPLAVPHAAAPLAQLGSLPLT from the coding sequence ATGAGCATCTTATCAAAAACAAGGTATGTAATTGAGATGATGAAGCCTCCTCAGCTAGGGCTACTGACATTTACAGCCTACAGCGCTTACTTTGCGGCTGGGGGCTCCCTCGATGCCATCAAGCTGCTATTACTTGCCATAACATCACTTGGCTCCATAGGCGGCATAACAGCCCTTAACATGGTCCTGGAAGCTGATATAGACTCTGTAATGGATAGAACCAGAAAGAGGCCCATACCGTCTGGTAAGCTCAGCCACCGCGAAGGTCTTGCGGCGTCACTGGCCATGATAGCGATAGGGGCGGCCGCCGCCCTGGCCCTTAACTTCTACGTGCTACTAGCAGTTCTGCTGGCGTTCCTCTTCGATATACCAGTTTACACTATACTACTGAAGAGAAGGAGCCCCCTGAACATAATCTTTGGTGGCATCGCTGGCGTCATGCAAGTATTAGGGGGGTGGGCCGCCGCCGCCGGCAGCTATAGCTTAGCCGCCCTTTTCCTTGCCCTGGCAGTCTTAGCATGGATACCAATGCACATATGGTTCATAGTGTACTATTATTATGACGACTACAGAAGGGCAAGGATACCCATGTACCCTGTCGTCGCGTCGCCCAGGAAGGTTTCAGCAGTTGTAATAGGGTTCTTAGCCGTGATGTTAGCCAGCATGTGGCTCTACTGGGCTGTAACCTCCAAGGGGCTGCTGGGCGACATTCTGCTCACGCCGTTAACTGGCATGGCCGCCTACAAGATCTACAGGTTTTCCAGCTCGCCTAGTAAAGAGGCCGCTAAATCTATATTCATACTTGCCAATCCAACTCTCATAGTTGCTTTCCTGTTTGCTCCCCTAGCGGTACCTCACGCGGCAGCGCCGTTGGCCCAGCTGGGGTCGTTGCCATTGACATAA
- the moaA gene encoding GTP 3',8-cyclase MoaA, giving the protein MGAHVSDAYGRPLDNLRIAVTRECNYRCFFCHIEGDPSGGPARIGTSPPQLKSDDYYVVAAAAGRLGIRAFKITGGEPLVRSDIASIISNIRDASGPDADISMTTNGYLLSAYAKALYDSGLRRVNVSLHSLDREHYKIITGVDGLDRVIDGIERALDVGLKVKVNVTVTKVNVNDVWDIIDFASSRGVAVQLIELQPVNEGLRVFKDMHVDLSYLESKLKEYSSKVVLRPLHNRPIYILKNGVTVEVVKPFNNPLFCAGCRRVRLLSDGRLTPCINYMGPGVNILRVLREARTKEEAIDGVVKALIKVNQLRKPFYMWPLGGDGHTLTSYNVAGRLALPKKVMSMATTPAGPTALPREVPLGEQTGKQL; this is encoded by the coding sequence TTGGGTGCGCATGTCAGCGATGCCTATGGCAGGCCGCTTGACAACCTTAGAATAGCCGTGACGAGGGAGTGCAACTACAGGTGCTTCTTCTGCCACATAGAGGGTGACCCCTCTGGTGGTCCCGCCAGAATAGGAACCAGCCCGCCTCAGCTCAAGTCAGATGATTACTATGTAGTGGCCGCTGCGGCCGGCAGACTCGGTATAAGGGCATTCAAAATAACTGGCGGGGAACCGCTGGTGAGGAGCGACATAGCTTCCATAATATCTAACATAAGGGATGCGTCAGGTCCTGATGCGGACATATCGATGACGACTAACGGTTACCTCCTCTCCGCCTACGCTAAGGCCCTCTACGATTCAGGTCTGAGAAGGGTTAACGTATCTCTTCACTCGCTTGACAGGGAACATTATAAGATAATAACTGGGGTTGACGGCCTTGATCGCGTAATTGATGGCATAGAGAGAGCCTTGGATGTAGGACTTAAGGTAAAAGTGAACGTCACGGTAACCAAAGTTAACGTTAACGACGTGTGGGACATTATAGATTTCGCCTCTAGCAGGGGAGTAGCAGTTCAGCTGATAGAGCTTCAGCCTGTAAACGAAGGCCTTAGAGTCTTCAAAGATATGCACGTTGACTTATCCTATCTGGAGTCCAAGCTTAAGGAGTACAGCAGCAAGGTGGTGCTGAGGCCCCTTCATAATAGACCCATCTATATTCTTAAGAACGGCGTCACGGTGGAGGTTGTAAAGCCGTTCAATAATCCACTCTTCTGCGCCGGTTGCCGGAGAGTTAGGCTGCTCTCGGACGGCCGTCTGACTCCCTGCATAAATTACATGGGCCCAGGCGTCAACATACTTAGAGTGCTCAGGGAGGCGAGGACTAAAGAGGAGGCCATAGATGGCGTGGTAAAGGCCCTAATTAAGGTCAATCAGTTAAGGAAGCCCTTCTACATGTGGCCTCTTGGCGGCGATGGCCACACCCTAACTTCCTATAATGTCGCCGGTAGGCTTGCATTGCCTAAGAAGGTTATGTCAATGGCAACGACCCCAGCTGGGCCAACGGCGCTGCCGCGTGAGGTACCGCTAGGGGAGCAAACAGGAAAGCAACTATGA
- a CDS encoding glycerate kinase type-2 family protein — MRPAQLKEKIINVSLNSSSLYSKVKSKARELAEFLKEGYLVISMGKASMTMFKGFIDGSGLEPIEGLIVKPRGLGYDVALDKIDVIEAGHPLPDEGSLRAGEKALTIARRAGELGRPLVVLVSGGGSAMVESPIEGVSLGDLVTINRLLLNSGASISEINVVRRHLSRVKGGGLVKASGNVEVYGLYASDVPGDFLEDIASGPTAPDPTTFHDALEVLKRYELLDRAPEGVVKVLRKGEEGALEETLKPGDPRLRRVTNVIVASAFDVVNGVAKALSEEGYNTIILTTTAQGESREVGKFLASITFDIIRKGVPLRPPAAIVVGGETSVSVKGHGLGGRNQELALSWALELRRLGIRGDDALMIALATDGIDGPTDAAGAAITPGSIDLMYRSGVNPVKALIENDSYHALASVDALIKTGPTGSNLNNVIVILVSGHEH; from the coding sequence ATGAGGCCTGCGCAGCTCAAGGAGAAAATTATAAACGTTTCATTAAATTCCTCTTCACTTTACAGCAAGGTCAAGTCTAAGGCCCGTGAACTTGCAGAGTTCCTAAAAGAAGGCTACTTAGTCATATCCATGGGCAAAGCGTCCATGACCATGTTCAAGGGCTTCATTGACGGCAGCGGCCTAGAGCCTATTGAAGGCCTTATAGTAAAGCCTAGGGGCCTTGGCTATGACGTCGCCCTCGATAAAATAGATGTCATTGAGGCGGGCCACCCGTTGCCTGATGAGGGTAGCCTGAGGGCCGGGGAGAAGGCCCTAACGATAGCCAGGAGGGCCGGGGAGCTCGGGAGGCCTTTAGTGGTCCTAGTGTCAGGCGGAGGCTCAGCAATGGTCGAAAGCCCCATTGAAGGCGTTAGCCTCGGAGACTTGGTAACTATTAACAGGCTCCTCCTAAACTCTGGGGCCTCTATATCGGAGATAAATGTAGTAAGAAGGCACCTCTCAAGGGTCAAGGGGGGAGGCCTGGTCAAGGCATCTGGCAACGTTGAAGTCTATGGCCTCTACGCCAGCGATGTTCCAGGGGATTTCCTAGAGGACATAGCCTCGGGGCCTACGGCGCCTGACCCTACGACGTTTCACGACGCACTAGAAGTCCTGAAAAGATATGAGCTATTAGATCGGGCCCCAGAGGGCGTTGTCAAAGTTCTTCGAAAAGGCGAGGAGGGAGCCCTTGAGGAGACCTTAAAGCCTGGAGATCCGCGACTTAGAAGGGTAACTAACGTAATAGTTGCCAGCGCCTTTGATGTAGTAAATGGCGTGGCTAAAGCTCTCTCTGAGGAGGGCTACAATACCATTATATTGACGACGACGGCCCAGGGAGAGTCAAGGGAAGTAGGTAAGTTCCTGGCATCAATAACATTTGATATCATTAGGAAAGGTGTGCCGTTGAGGCCGCCGGCAGCCATAGTAGTCGGCGGCGAAACGAGCGTCAGCGTTAAAGGTCACGGCCTTGGAGGAAGGAACCAGGAGCTTGCGCTCTCTTGGGCTCTTGAGCTGAGGAGGCTTGGCATACGCGGGGATGATGCCTTAATGATAGCGCTGGCAACAGACGGAATAGATGGTCCTACGGACGCCGCTGGCGCAGCCATAACTCCTGGCTCTATAGACCTAATGTATAGGTCTGGCGTAAACCCTGTAAAGGCGCTGATTGAGAACGACAGTTACCACGCCCTGGCCAGTGTGGACGCGCTTATAAAGACAGGGCCCACTGGGTCTAACCTTAATAACGTCATCGTGATCCTAGTGAGCGGCCATGAGCATTGA
- a CDS encoding RsmB/NOP family class I SAM-dependent RNA methyltransferase has product MSIESLIYDQGLLESLGAISRRGVRSLLESLLRPPRRFYLRVNTLKADTTTMLDLLSASGTRFYVDEQLPYAIWIDVKGPFKVDLHDKVVVADKKSAESVYVGSDLYGPGVLRAERVKAGDEVTIVTVDGRPVAEGVAIMDGKEMAEHKKGVAVKVTKSVYATPKVRELPGFNEGLIYSQSLPSMWAVAIASPSPGETIIDFNAAPGGKTSLAAQLAGRKSRIIAIDRASKAEKLRDNLIRLGADWVNVVGGDSRRASSLLNIEGKADLVLIDPPCTNLGVIPKLYDTKRLADAVVLSRYQRQFISEAWKALKPGGRLVYSTCTLTDVENEANVLFAMELGFEVTKPYPMPREASYNGLGLRFSPEDGHPGFFISLMVKPYA; this is encoded by the coding sequence ATGAGCATTGAGAGTTTAATCTATGATCAAGGTTTACTTGAATCGTTAGGTGCCATCTCAAGGAGAGGCGTAAGAAGTCTCCTCGAGTCTCTTCTAAGACCTCCCAGGAGGTTTTACCTGAGGGTCAACACGCTCAAAGCTGACACCACGACGATGTTAGATCTGCTTTCCGCCAGCGGCACTAGGTTCTACGTTGATGAGCAGCTCCCTTACGCCATCTGGATAGACGTGAAGGGTCCGTTTAAGGTGGACCTTCACGATAAGGTAGTGGTCGCTGATAAGAAGTCCGCCGAGTCGGTCTACGTAGGCAGCGACCTATATGGACCTGGCGTACTTAGGGCTGAGAGGGTCAAGGCAGGTGATGAGGTCACTATAGTCACTGTCGACGGCAGGCCTGTGGCGGAGGGCGTAGCCATAATGGACGGCAAAGAAATGGCCGAGCACAAGAAAGGCGTCGCAGTTAAAGTTACAAAGTCCGTCTACGCCACCCCTAAGGTCAGGGAGCTCCCGGGCTTCAACGAAGGCCTCATCTACAGCCAGAGCCTGCCAAGCATGTGGGCCGTTGCCATAGCATCGCCATCGCCGGGGGAGACGATTATTGACTTTAACGCCGCTCCTGGGGGCAAAACTAGCCTGGCAGCACAACTTGCCGGCAGAAAGTCAAGAATTATAGCAATAGATCGCGCAAGCAAGGCAGAGAAGCTCAGGGATAACCTCATCAGGCTTGGCGCTGACTGGGTCAATGTAGTAGGTGGTGACTCCAGGAGGGCCTCGTCGCTGCTTAATATTGAAGGCAAGGCCGACTTAGTGCTCATAGACCCTCCATGTACAAACCTGGGCGTAATCCCTAAGCTATATGATACCAAGAGGCTCGCCGATGCGGTAGTCCTTTCGAGGTATCAAAGGCAGTTCATAAGCGAGGCTTGGAAGGCGCTCAAACCTGGGGGGAGGCTTGTATATTCAACTTGCACCCTCACGGACGTTGAAAACGAGGCCAATGTCCTCTTTGCTATGGAGCTGGGCTTTGAGGTAACCAAGCCTTATCCAATGCCGAGAGAAGCTAGCTACAACGGGTTAGGCCTGAGGTTTTCGCCTGAGGACGGCCATCCAGGCTTCTTCATTTCGCTGATGGTGAAACCCTATGCCTGA
- a CDS encoding class I SAM-dependent methyltransferase: MPDENVRFKVEVIGDIAIIKPPHGAKPDLELARRYGEELLKSPSIKSAWLAEGPVEGPYKVRSNLVYLAGERRTETIYREHGCSFKVDIAKDFITPRLSYEHLRVAKLVRSGEIIVNMFAGVGIFSIIIARHSDAKLVHSIDINPDAFEKMVENVRLNKVEGRVLPYLGDAANVVEERLRGVANRVLMPLPDLAIPYFKYAVDAIDHEGYVHVYLHVHASKGEDPEENARKLFAEHIRNAEKISWSFEASRIVRMVGPRFYQVVLDVYVKKL; this comes from the coding sequence ATGCCTGATGAAAACGTCAGGTTTAAAGTCGAGGTGATCGGTGACATAGCTATTATCAAGCCACCTCACGGAGCGAAGCCTGACCTAGAGCTAGCCAGAAGATATGGTGAGGAGCTCTTAAAGAGCCCAAGCATTAAGTCTGCGTGGCTTGCTGAAGGGCCGGTCGAAGGGCCCTACAAGGTGAGGAGCAACCTCGTGTATCTGGCTGGGGAGAGGAGGACGGAGACCATTTACAGAGAGCATGGATGCAGCTTCAAGGTAGACATAGCTAAGGACTTCATAACTCCTAGGCTAAGCTACGAACACCTGAGGGTCGCCAAACTTGTAAGGAGCGGAGAGATCATAGTGAACATGTTCGCTGGCGTCGGGATATTTTCGATAATAATAGCCAGGCACTCTGACGCAAAGCTTGTTCACAGCATAGATATTAATCCAGACGCCTTTGAAAAAATGGTAGAGAACGTCAGGCTCAACAAGGTTGAGGGGAGAGTTTTACCCTACCTTGGGGACGCTGCAAATGTTGTAGAGGAGAGGCTCAGAGGCGTCGCCAACAGAGTTCTTATGCCACTGCCCGATCTGGCCATACCTTACTTCAAGTATGCCGTAGATGCTATAGATCATGAAGGCTACGTCCACGTTTACCTTCATGTGCATGCAAGTAAAGGTGAAGACCCGGAAGAAAACGCAAGGAAGCTCTTTGCTGAGCATATAAGAAACGCCGAAAAAATCAGCTGGAGCTTTGAGGCCTCACGCATAGTAAGGATGGTAGGACCCCGCTTTTATCAGGTGGTGCTGGATGTCTATGTCAAAAAACTATGA
- a CDS encoding tRNA(Phe) 7-((3-amino-3-carboxypropyl)-4-demethylwyosine(37)-N(4))-methyltransferase: protein MSMSKNYELRRTLLEERLIGYLDPCAESYLMKLNGPFIRTTSSCTGRITIVEGEWHWLRDSARIVFKTHSKISVYQLASALAKPFDNLWLKVTGPIIHARVYGVETVRQLMLAAREAGFKHSGIMYIDADGKEFVVEMLSAVQLSMPLRSQGLWIVRPDSLSSIVDMANSALEEGWRRLARLSELAMKVQASLVSQGSSYMQGEDEKRRNPSDKGPCSS, encoded by the coding sequence ATGTCTATGTCAAAAAACTATGAGCTTCGTAGGACGCTCCTTGAGGAGAGGCTGATAGGATACCTAGACCCCTGCGCTGAGAGCTATCTGATGAAGTTAAACGGTCCTTTTATCAGGACTACCAGTAGTTGCACAGGCCGGATAACCATTGTTGAGGGCGAGTGGCACTGGCTCAGGGACTCAGCCAGGATCGTGTTTAAGACTCACTCAAAGATAAGCGTGTATCAGTTGGCCTCCGCGCTTGCTAAGCCCTTTGACAACCTTTGGCTTAAGGTAACGGGTCCCATAATACACGCCAGAGTTTATGGCGTTGAGACCGTGAGACAGCTTATGCTGGCGGCCAGAGAGGCCGGCTTCAAGCACAGCGGCATAATGTACATAGATGCTGATGGAAAGGAGTTCGTTGTAGAGATGCTCAGCGCCGTGCAGCTCTCCATGCCGCTTAGGTCTCAGGGCCTCTGGATAGTTAGGCCTGACTCGCTGAGCTCTATAGTTGACATGGCCAACAGCGCGCTGGAGGAGGGCTGGAGGAGGCTTGCCAGGCTATCTGAGCTGGCTATGAAGGTACAGGCTTCTTTAGTTTCGCAAGGTTCCTCCTATATGCAAGGAGAGGATGAGAAGCGCCGCAATCCGTCGGACAAAGGCCCTTGCTCTTCATAA
- a CDS encoding DNA primase large subunit, with protein MLTYSKYPFIVDAKRYLSEAYGYQVSLKDLAEDQKVFELAKTRLLDAVREGKVRVFRGVNTEEEVASFYLAAAAAAAANSKRLEEMFSRSEARRAMEFLKGEDEETLLMLAKRLGVNVTLAHVKIPWSQLRNGKINYKLLRYAVPISDYLKIVVPVPHERWSLVNSMVKGGLVFIDEETLREFLSLASEKAIYKVIDAVRSEDYKPLLLTQEALIALNAKDSKVSVSQEGPNVEAFPPCMLKLKEKAETDEEIYAYISFLASLGVDYKTIGDELARLLKLSPGAGEALARSLIEAGLGSTYKTYSCKFMKSKGLCPTDCGASHPLLAYRRNLAKLKKPVPS; from the coding sequence TTGCTCACGTACTCAAAGTACCCCTTCATAGTGGATGCCAAAAGGTACCTGTCAGAGGCCTACGGCTACCAGGTCTCACTCAAGGACCTGGCTGAGGATCAAAAGGTCTTTGAGCTAGCCAAGACAAGGCTCCTTGATGCAGTAAGGGAGGGCAAGGTAAGGGTTTTCCGTGGGGTCAATACTGAGGAAGAGGTGGCGTCCTTTTATCTAGCGGCCGCGGCGGCCGCAGCGGCCAACTCAAAGAGGCTTGAGGAGATGTTCTCAAGGTCCGAGGCTAGGAGGGCCATGGAGTTCCTCAAAGGGGAGGATGAGGAAACGCTTCTCATGCTAGCAAAAAGGCTTGGAGTCAACGTGACCCTTGCCCACGTAAAGATACCGTGGTCACAGCTAAGGAATGGCAAGATAAACTATAAACTTCTAAGATACGCAGTCCCTATATCAGATTACCTTAAGATTGTAGTCCCTGTACCCCACGAAAGGTGGTCCCTGGTAAACTCAATGGTGAAGGGCGGCCTCGTCTTTATAGATGAGGAGACCCTGAGGGAATTCTTATCGCTTGCATCTGAGAAGGCCATCTATAAAGTAATAGATGCCGTGCGCTCTGAGGACTACAAGCCGCTGCTGCTGACCCAGGAGGCGCTCATCGCATTAAATGCAAAGGACTCTAAGGTGTCTGTTAGCCAGGAGGGGCCTAACGTTGAGGCCTTTCCGCCGTGTATGTTAAAGCTTAAGGAGAAAGCAGAGACTGACGAGGAAATATACGCCTATATCTCATTCTTAGCGTCCCTTGGGGTTGATTATAAGACGATAGGGGATGAGCTGGCCAGGTTACTTAAGCTGAGCCCTGGAGCTGGAGAAGCTTTGGCCAGGAGCTTAATAGAGGCGGGCCTCGGGTCCACGTACAAGACCTACAGCTGTAAGTTTATGAAGAGCAAGGGCCTTTGTCCGACGGATTGCGGCGCTTCTCATCCTCTCCTTGCATATAGGAGGAACCTTGCGAAACTAAAGAAGCCTGTACCTTCATAG